CCTTCaaggtatgcctgtgtgtgcctgtgtgtgtgtgtgtgtgtgtgtgtactagggtgATAAAAGACATCTGGAACTCCTGAACACACCACCATGAAGGAGATTGAAGAGGTGTGTATGAAAAAACGAGGAGCAGCCTGTGAAACAGTCAGCGGTGTAATTCTGGATTAGTGGAGATTAGCACTCCACTGGCCGGGGAGCAACACAAGTCATCTCCTCCTGCTGTGATAGTGCAGCAGGATGTGCTTGACAGGGGACCTCTATCTCCACTCCAACTTGCTTATCTAGTCTACAGTAGGGTGTCCTGCTAGAGGAACGAGAATGTGTTTGTAGTGGGTGGTGGTGAGAATAGGGAGGCAAGttcaaaaacaaccaaaaaagggTCCAAGACAGCTGCTCAACAGTAGAAACTGCAAACTCGCCAATACTCTGTACTCTCCTTCTATATCGGTACCGAATTCTCCTCTAACAGTTTCAAGGCTTCTTTTGAAATTACAAGATTGCATTACACACATTTTATTTTGGCTCCAAAGAGAAAAAGGCCAAGCAAGTTAAGTCAGATCAAGCAATATGCCTCAGTTAATAGAAGAAAGGTGTCTGTGATGGATTCATAATTAGTAAGTGATTACAGTGTGTGCAGTGATTATGTACAGTAAATAAGTAAGCAAAACATAATGCAGCCAGGTACATTGACATAGACACAAGAAGCCATCCTTAAAAGATACTGTATTAGAATTCTAAACAACCTGcagtttaaaaacagacacaTCCATCTGTATCAAACTACACAGCATAATTCTTCTGCTCTGATATGTAGTCAACGCATAGTCAATAAGTAGGCCATGCCATTTTCCTAAAAACATTATTACCATAACCATACACATTACCATATAACCATACACTTCTAATGTCGCTAagcatatacactcaccggccactttattaggaacacctctctagtgctgggttggacccccttttgccttcagaactgcctgcaacaatactcaggtaggctgtggcattccaataaagataaattggtactaattggcccaaattgtgctaagaaaatatccatATGCCATTATATATCcggcctgaaacgttgatgtaaggcagggtccatccatgttttcatgttgttgacgcatTCCACCTGaatgttgcagtagatatcaaggtctcatcagaccaggcaacatttttacgatcttctagtgtcgtttatggtgagcctgtgtaaattgttgcctcatttcctATCCTTAGCTGACAGCTGACaggcccatttgcctcaagatttgatgtgctgtgcaaTCAGATATTCTCTTgtgcataccttggttgtaatgagtggttgttttttttatgttgcctttgtatcagctcaaatcagtctggccattctcctctgacctctgccatcaacaaggcatttttgcccacagaaccaccgctcattgtattttttttacttttcggACCATggtttgtaaaccctagagatggttgtgtgtgaatatcccagtagatcagtcttttctgaaatactcaaatcaagccctatcggcaccaacagccattccatgttcaaagtcatttaaaggagaagtccacttttttgaaggTCATTTATGAAGGTCATTTATGAAggtcattttctgagtggtctgcaatgttttagagtccccctcaccgtttatttaatgtttgctgcagtctctgttatttagctgatttggatttgatctcaaccagctttagaatggccgtctatgggcacctgcaactctgttcttaaaatcacatttaacatttgttttcaagaatatgcaactcaccaagtgttcagcagtattcactggtgttccttaacattTTTTGTAGTGAAATATgacatctgtcgtgttttatgtgtgttttatgtaaattatgttaagttatgttgtgttgtgttttgttatgttttatttgtaaattaagtttcactttcactttctttcacaaaatggtcatatttcgccttgaaacttgttagggactgctattGAACACCCCTAGCCACTTTGTGAGCTTTagacttttgaaaacaaatgtttaaggtgattttaagaacagagttgcaggtgctcatagacagccattctaaagctggttgagatcaaatccaaatcagccaaataagagagactgcagcaaacatgaaataaacggtgagggggactctaaaacattgcagaccattcagaaaatggccttaatgttcaaaaaagtggacttctcctttaaatagCTTTTCTTCACCATTATGATGCTCTGTTTGAACTGCATctgatcatctcgaccatgtctacatgaaTAAATAtatcgagttgccaccatgtgattggctgatcagaaatgtgCCTCAATGAACAGATGAAgtaggtgttcctaataaagtggccggtgagtgtacgtgtacagtagaaaagaaaactaagTGCAATCTGGTTTAATCCACCACTACAGTAAATGGTGACGCATGATGTGCCTAGGTGCCTATATTATGAGAAAATTCAAGTCTGACTCTGAAATGTATATGTGATTAGGTTATGACCAACTTGTACAGATGAGGTCTGTGGTTTTCAATCTGGGGGCCGGGGACACATGGGGGGCCGCATAaggctggcaggaaaaatatagcaaaataaaatgaatagctTAATAAGCTGAATAACACAAGTCAGCAAAAATAAACAACTATCCCAGTGGACTAATTTTCTTTCAAATgtttatgtattatgctttctgtcgtacttgaatgggtttaggaatgcaccaacttcatcgagttgtgaaaaagggtgcacagaaaaaatagtgtggcacagcccatgtcaggggggccttggctggaatctatcggtATATGTCATGGTAAAGTGTGGGAAGGAACCATAGGTAATGACTTTCTATGAAACCAACACTGGTCCAAGTGTGTGCTCATCATGTGTGTAATGCAGTGAGAGGTATGCACCACTTACCTGCATGGCAATAAGCATGAAATCCACCAAGCTGCCAATACCACAGAAACCAACAGTGCAGAATTTTAGCAGGCCtgtgaagacaagacaagagcagGGGGCAAACACAAATATAGTGAACCCTTCAATTAAGAATAGAGGAGGTGGCCAATGGTATAGTATCTGAGCTTAAGCTGGACATGATTAGACTTTACCTAGGTTTTGTCTAGGGTGTATCCAGTATAGATATTTCAATCAATACCATTTACCACCAATGTCTAAATCAAATATGTCTATTTCCTTAACTTTCCCTGAAGGCATTGTGGTATTTTGGAACCAACATCAGAAAACAAAACTAGGCCTATGCCGTTGCTCCCGAGGCCTATGCAGGTGTATCTCTGAAATGCCCCAAACCACAAGTTAGTACACACAGTAAAGATGCTGCCATGAGCTTCACCTTTTGAGGTGCTGCTGAGGCAGACAATTATTTCAGGATGTTTCTTATTGTACTTGTTCTTTGCTGTCATTGAATAACAAGAGAAAACCGAACTGACTGCTGACAGGTTCACAGGAAAGCCACTGAAGAATGCCTCAGTGGATGGATTTCAGTGTTTGAAGAACAAACACACTATGGCTGGCAATATGCCTGGTGCAAAGTTTTTCAATCAAGTCCTTGCTCAACTCAAGGCTGACAAAAAGCCAGGTCAAGAAGTCTATTTTGAGATTTACACTACTTTGAGTTGCTCACTTCACATTTCACTGTAAGTAATTTAAGGTGAAATATGTTAGCTGGACATTCACTGAACTTCCAAAAAGCTCATTCTGTCACAATATGCATCTAGATGATTTGCGAGTCCAGTTAAATTTATCAACTAATTTCAGCAATCACGCTAGCTAGTTTTTTCTAAATATATTACACATCAAACATCCCTCAACTGCCCAGCTCTTCTCACATACAACTGTGAATTCATTTCTGCGAAAATGCACATGATAAAATGTCTCACCTAATGCAGGATATCCAAGGTAGAATCTATCTGCACCAAGCCATCCAAGAAACAGGGACAAAGCAACCGCAACTTTGTAAGAGTATCCACTCCTGAAGAGGATAAACACAGAAGGCAGATGTGTATCATAGTATTTATGTTCCAGTTAAGATGAATCAATTCATttacgaaaataaaaaaaaatgttagcgaAAGGAGGAATTAAAGATGCCTCTTTTCGTGGCTGCAAAGTTGTTAATATTGGATTTGCCTCCTTTCCACTCCCTTCTCGTATAGTTAAAATACTTAAATATCTCGTCTTACGTTTCAAGTCCATATCCAAACATTTGAATTCTTGAATTTATGGTTTTGAAGAGGAGGCACCGAATTACAAATGTCAACTCATATTCCAAACTTCTTAGGTGCAATAGCTGCTAGTCACTCACTACAATGAACATTCACAACAGATCACTACTGACTACTATGAGAAACCAAAATAGTGAGAAAAAAATAACATACACGTTCCTGCATGGAATACTTTTGTTGAAACCAACTTCTTCTCCACTGAACTTGACTTTGGTGCCATTTCCAAGAAGGCAGGTGACATTGGGGGCTGGTTTGCACTCCACTGTGAACAGaggccatatatatatattttttactgcAAGCTCATACTGCAGAGATCAGTGACCCTTAATGAAGTATTGAATTTAATGCATTGGTTCTGTCTTTTCTACGGGGTGACATGCATTGCCCACCATTTGCcatgcagtgatgggcaacctggatgcaGAATATGGAACTGACTGGATtgcagcttctgaatccaggttccCCATCACCGCTTCCACGTAGAACTGCTACTTTGTTCTTATCTCTATAGCACTATCTGACAGTAGGCTAAGCGTATGTCCTTGGAGTGGGTACTATTGTGTTTGTGGTTTGCTGATGAGACTGTAGATTAGAACATGTTGAACTGTAGTGACCATTATAAACAGATAGTTTTAGCTGTGACGAATGTTTGCCCTGTAGATGTTAACCCTAATAATGCGAAACACAGTGTTCTGTACTCAAAGCTACAATCTTACAGTTTCTGGTCGCCAAACATTACCACCAGGCCAGGACTGTATGTAAACATGCAAAACCCTGCAACCTGAGAACTAGGTGTACCCTACTACAGTTCACTGGGTTAGATATGGGATGGCTGGACTGCAACATTTCCATTGTGGAGGGTGTGCTAAAGACAGATCCTAGTTTTCTGGTAATTTGACAACATGTAAAGGAACAAGAAGATGACCTACCCCATGCAACTAAATCTTTGCAGCCTTCTGGTTCTTGTGTGGCATCGTTTATTTCGGGGGGTGCACAAAGATATCTGATCCAAGTTAAATGTGAAACATGCAACACATAAAGCCTCATATAGAACATATTTCAGAAAGAGCAATTTTAGCGTCAGTTGTTTAGCCTAGGGTTCAGGCAAACCACACTGCCAGTGACCACCACTCGGGATAACCAAATCATTAGTAGTGATTTGTACTATGCAGATTGGAAATAATCACATTTTCTTTCTCTATTAAACACATCAAATGTGCAGAGATAGGCTATCGAGGTTATGTATACATGATACATCAGTTTGAAACAACAAATGCTAGTTGGCAGGGTAT
This is a stretch of genomic DNA from Engraulis encrasicolus isolate BLACKSEA-1 chromosome 6, IST_EnEncr_1.0, whole genome shotgun sequence. It encodes these proteins:
- the tm2d1 gene encoding TM2 domain-containing protein 1, producing MSRDTKPLPVFSNMAPPWLKLLFRFMFGIMITFSLCPELQGSQGNDIDSCENLRLGQYLCAPPEINDATQEPEGCKDLVAWVECKPAPNVTCLLGNGTKVKFSGEEVGFNKSIPCRNVSGYSYKVAVALSLFLGWLGADRFYLGYPALGLLKFCTVGFCGIGSLVDFMLIAMQIVGPSDGSDYIVDYYGARLVHLTITNETYRRTQLSL